One window of the Bos indicus isolate NIAB-ARS_2022 breed Sahiwal x Tharparkar chromosome 15, NIAB-ARS_B.indTharparkar_mat_pri_1.0, whole genome shotgun sequence genome contains the following:
- the RIC3 gene encoding protein RIC-3 isoform X8: MEKLINRVGPNGERAQTVTSDQEKRLLHQLREITRVMKEGKFIDRSTPEKEAEEAPYMEDWEGYPEETYPIYDLSDCIKHRQETILVDYPDSKEPSAEEIAERMGMLEEEESDRVGWAMPTEPRAQEDNSVTSCDPEPEPCSCWSPEEEDPAVLAENAGFGANSYSEQEETTDEVWPYDLRGEGSGISADKADPGGMLRKRHPQGLE; the protein is encoded by the exons aTGGAAAAATTAATCAACAGAGTGGGGCCTAATGGTGAGAG AGCACAGACTGTGACTTCTGACCAAGAAAAACGATTGCTGCATCAGCTCCGAGAAATCACCAGGGTcatgaaagaaggaaaattcaTTGATAGATCCACTCCAGAGAAAGAAGCTGAGGAGGCCCCTTATATGGAAGACTGGGAAG GTTATCCCGAAGAGACTTATCCAATTTATGACCTTTCAGATTGCATCAAGCATAGGCAAGAAACAATCCTGGTGGATTACCCTGACTCAAAAGAGCCCTCTGCTGAAGAAATAGCTGAAAGAATGGGAATGCTAGAAGAGGAAGAATCAGACCGTGTGGGTTGGGCAATGCCTACTGAGCCCAGAGCTCAGGAAGATAATTCTGTTACCTCATGTGACCCAGAGCCAGAACCATGTTCCTGCTGGTCTCCTGAAGAAGAGGATCCCGCCGTCTTGGCAGAGAATGCTGGATTTGGTGCCAACAGTTACAGTGAGCAGGAGGAAACCACCGATGAAGTGTGGCCCTACGACTTGAGAGGTGAAGGGTCAGGCATCAGTGCAGATAAAGCGGATCCAGGAGGCATGCTGAGGAAGCGGCATCCCCAGGGTTTAGAGTGA
- the RIC3 gene encoding protein RIC-3 isoform X7 → MEKLINRVGPNGESRAQTVTSDQEKRLLHQLREITRVMKEGKFIDRSTPEKEAEEAPYMEDWEGYPEETYPIYDLSDCIKHRQETILVDYPDSKEPSAEEIAERMGMLEEEESDRVGWAMPTEPRAQEDNSVTSCDPEPEPCSCWSPEEEDPAVLAENAGFGANSYSEQEETTDEVWPYDLRGEGSGISADKADPGGMLRKRHPQGLE, encoded by the exons aTGGAAAAATTAATCAACAGAGTGGGGCCTAATGGTGAGAG CAGAGCACAGACTGTGACTTCTGACCAAGAAAAACGATTGCTGCATCAGCTCCGAGAAATCACCAGGGTcatgaaagaaggaaaattcaTTGATAGATCCACTCCAGAGAAAGAAGCTGAGGAGGCCCCTTATATGGAAGACTGGGAAG GTTATCCCGAAGAGACTTATCCAATTTATGACCTTTCAGATTGCATCAAGCATAGGCAAGAAACAATCCTGGTGGATTACCCTGACTCAAAAGAGCCCTCTGCTGAAGAAATAGCTGAAAGAATGGGAATGCTAGAAGAGGAAGAATCAGACCGTGTGGGTTGGGCAATGCCTACTGAGCCCAGAGCTCAGGAAGATAATTCTGTTACCTCATGTGACCCAGAGCCAGAACCATGTTCCTGCTGGTCTCCTGAAGAAGAGGATCCCGCCGTCTTGGCAGAGAATGCTGGATTTGGTGCCAACAGTTACAGTGAGCAGGAGGAAACCACCGATGAAGTGTGGCCCTACGACTTGAGAGGTGAAGGGTCAGGCATCAGTGCAGATAAAGCGGATCCAGGAGGCATGCTGAGGAAGCGGCATCCCCAGGGTTTAGAGTGA